One Vulpes lagopus strain Blue_001 chromosome 18, ASM1834538v1, whole genome shotgun sequence DNA window includes the following coding sequences:
- the CCM2L gene encoding cerebral cavernous malformations 2 protein-like isoform X2 yields MEYEVKKGKKGFVSPIRRLVFPKAGRRAAFRTSVSRRPLHSMPLYPPDYLIDPQILLCDYLEKEVKFLGHLTWVTSSLNPSSRDELLQLLDTARLKELPLKTTAEQDSILSLSARCLLLTWRDNEELILRIPTHEIAAASYLQDDALHLLVLKTGLGVDPVPAGVDASPGGAGRDPGPPGAAPEKRRGGTTERRHTICSLDWRMAWGGGAGAEARAGGGGGGSLERQRAGARASGSWERRQTFSGSWERRHAGGGGGAGKPGGSWERRQAGGGGSWERRHPGSNPLDPRDPSPDAYCNLVILAVANRDAAEESCALICQVFQIIYGDQSIECVDRAGYHYTSTPERPWLCSRSESCRTDGTYAYDADFSCCSSFNGSQDTFEACYSGTSTPSFHGSHCSGSDHSGLGLEQLQDYMVTLRSKLGPPEIQQFAVLLREYRLGLPIQDYCAGLLKLYGDRRKFLLLGMRPFIPDQDIGYFEGFLEGVGIREGGILTDSFGRIKRSMSSTSASAVRSYDGAAQRPEAQSFHRLLANITHDIEALAPDDDESTDEEARDCPGGGDAAEDNYL; encoded by the exons ggctTCGTATCCCCCATCCGGAGGCTGGTGTTCCCCAAGGCGGGGCGCCGGGCTGCCTTTCGGACCAGTGTGAGTCGCCGGCCTCTGCACTCGATGCCCCTTTATCCTCCTGACTACCTCATCGACCCTCAGATCCTACTGTGTGACTACCTGGAGAAAGAGGTCAAG TTCCTGGGCCACCTCACCTGGGTTACCTCCTCACTGAACCCCTCCAGCCGCGACGAGCTCCTGCAGCTGCTGGACACGGCCAGG tTGAAGGAGCTGCCGCTGAAGACCACGGCGGAGCAGGACAGTATCCTGAGCCTGTCGGCCCGCTGCCTGCTGCTCACTTGGCGCGACAACGAGGAGCTAATCCTGCGCATCCCCACGCATGAGATCGCCGCCGCCTCCTACCTGCAGGACGACGCGCTGCACCTGCTGGTGCTTAAGACCG GTCTGGGCGTGGACCCGGTGCCAGCCGGCGTAGACGCCAGCCCCGGCGGCGCTGGGCGCGACCCGGGCCCGCCGGGCGCGGCGCCCGAGAAGCGGCGGGGGGGCACCACGGAGCGGCGCCACACCATCTGCAGCCTGGACTGGCGGATGGcgtggggcgggggcgcgggcgcggaggcccgggccgggggcggcggcggcggcagcctGGAGCGCCagcgcgcgggggcgcgggcgtcGGGCAGCTGGGAGCGGCGGCAGACGTTCAGCGGCAGCTGGGAGCGGCGGcacgcgggcggcggcggcggcgcgggcaaGCCGGGTGGCAGCTGGGAGCGGAGgcaggcgggcggcggcggcagctGGGAGCGGCGCCACCCGGGCTCCAACCCGCTGGACCCGCGGGACCCCAGCCCCGACGCCTATTGCAACCTTGTCATCCTGGCTGTGGCCAACAGG GATGCTGCCGAGGAGTCCTGTGCCCTCATCTGTCAGGTCTTCCAGATCATCTACGGGGACCAGAGCATTGAGTGCGTAGACCGAGCCGGCTACCACTACACGTCCACACCTGAGCGGCCGTGGCTCTGCAGCCGCA GTGAGAGCTGCCGCACGGATGGGACTTACGCCTATGATGCCGACTTCAGCTGCTGCAGCTCCTT cAACGGCTCCCAGGATACATTTGAAGCATGTTATAGTGGCACGTCCACGCCCTCTTTCCATGGCTCCCACTGCAGCGGCAGTGACCACAGCGGCCTGGGCCTCGAGCAGCTGCAGGATTACATGGTCACG TTGCGGAGTAAACTGGGGCCCCCTGAGATCCAGCAGTTTGCGGTGCTGCTGCGGGAGTACCGGCTGGGGCTGCCCATCCAGGACTACTGTGCAGGCCTGCTGAAGCTCTATGGAGACCGGCGCAAGTTCCTCCTCCTTG GGATGCGGCCCTTCATCCCGGACCAGGACATCGGCTACTTcgagggcttcctggagggcgTGGGCATCCGAGAGGGCGGCATCCTCACCGACAGCTTCGGCCGCATCAAGCGCAGCATGAGCTCCACCTCGGCGTCGGCCGTGCGCAGCTACGACGGCGCGGCCCAGCGGCCGGAGGCGCAGAGCTTCCACCGGCTGCTGGCCAACATCACGCACGACATCGAGGCGCTGGCCCCCGACGACGACGAAAGCACGGACGAGGAGGCCCGGGACTGCCCGGGCGGGGGCGACGCGGCTGAAGACAACTACCTGTAG
- the CCM2L gene encoding cerebral cavernous malformations 2 protein-like isoform X1, whose protein sequence is MEYEVKKGKKGFVSPIRRLVFPKAGRRAAFRTSVSRRPLHSMPLYPPDYLIDPQILLCDYLEKEVKFLGHLTWVTSSLNPSSRDELLQLLDTARQLKELPLKTTAEQDSILSLSARCLLLTWRDNEELILRIPTHEIAAASYLQDDALHLLVLKTGLGVDPVPAGVDASPGGAGRDPGPPGAAPEKRRGGTTERRHTICSLDWRMAWGGGAGAEARAGGGGGGSLERQRAGARASGSWERRQTFSGSWERRHAGGGGGAGKPGGSWERRQAGGGGSWERRHPGSNPLDPRDPSPDAYCNLVILAVANRDAAEESCALICQVFQIIYGDQSIECVDRAGYHYTSTPERPWLCSRSESCRTDGTYAYDADFSCCSSFNGSQDTFEACYSGTSTPSFHGSHCSGSDHSGLGLEQLQDYMVTLRSKLGPPEIQQFAVLLREYRLGLPIQDYCAGLLKLYGDRRKFLLLGMRPFIPDQDIGYFEGFLEGVGIREGGILTDSFGRIKRSMSSTSASAVRSYDGAAQRPEAQSFHRLLANITHDIEALAPDDDESTDEEARDCPGGGDAAEDNYL, encoded by the exons ggctTCGTATCCCCCATCCGGAGGCTGGTGTTCCCCAAGGCGGGGCGCCGGGCTGCCTTTCGGACCAGTGTGAGTCGCCGGCCTCTGCACTCGATGCCCCTTTATCCTCCTGACTACCTCATCGACCCTCAGATCCTACTGTGTGACTACCTGGAGAAAGAGGTCAAG TTCCTGGGCCACCTCACCTGGGTTACCTCCTCACTGAACCCCTCCAGCCGCGACGAGCTCCTGCAGCTGCTGGACACGGCCAGG cagtTGAAGGAGCTGCCGCTGAAGACCACGGCGGAGCAGGACAGTATCCTGAGCCTGTCGGCCCGCTGCCTGCTGCTCACTTGGCGCGACAACGAGGAGCTAATCCTGCGCATCCCCACGCATGAGATCGCCGCCGCCTCCTACCTGCAGGACGACGCGCTGCACCTGCTGGTGCTTAAGACCG GTCTGGGCGTGGACCCGGTGCCAGCCGGCGTAGACGCCAGCCCCGGCGGCGCTGGGCGCGACCCGGGCCCGCCGGGCGCGGCGCCCGAGAAGCGGCGGGGGGGCACCACGGAGCGGCGCCACACCATCTGCAGCCTGGACTGGCGGATGGcgtggggcgggggcgcgggcgcggaggcccgggccgggggcggcggcggcggcagcctGGAGCGCCagcgcgcgggggcgcgggcgtcGGGCAGCTGGGAGCGGCGGCAGACGTTCAGCGGCAGCTGGGAGCGGCGGcacgcgggcggcggcggcggcgcgggcaaGCCGGGTGGCAGCTGGGAGCGGAGgcaggcgggcggcggcggcagctGGGAGCGGCGCCACCCGGGCTCCAACCCGCTGGACCCGCGGGACCCCAGCCCCGACGCCTATTGCAACCTTGTCATCCTGGCTGTGGCCAACAGG GATGCTGCCGAGGAGTCCTGTGCCCTCATCTGTCAGGTCTTCCAGATCATCTACGGGGACCAGAGCATTGAGTGCGTAGACCGAGCCGGCTACCACTACACGTCCACACCTGAGCGGCCGTGGCTCTGCAGCCGCA GTGAGAGCTGCCGCACGGATGGGACTTACGCCTATGATGCCGACTTCAGCTGCTGCAGCTCCTT cAACGGCTCCCAGGATACATTTGAAGCATGTTATAGTGGCACGTCCACGCCCTCTTTCCATGGCTCCCACTGCAGCGGCAGTGACCACAGCGGCCTGGGCCTCGAGCAGCTGCAGGATTACATGGTCACG TTGCGGAGTAAACTGGGGCCCCCTGAGATCCAGCAGTTTGCGGTGCTGCTGCGGGAGTACCGGCTGGGGCTGCCCATCCAGGACTACTGTGCAGGCCTGCTGAAGCTCTATGGAGACCGGCGCAAGTTCCTCCTCCTTG GGATGCGGCCCTTCATCCCGGACCAGGACATCGGCTACTTcgagggcttcctggagggcgTGGGCATCCGAGAGGGCGGCATCCTCACCGACAGCTTCGGCCGCATCAAGCGCAGCATGAGCTCCACCTCGGCGTCGGCCGTGCGCAGCTACGACGGCGCGGCCCAGCGGCCGGAGGCGCAGAGCTTCCACCGGCTGCTGGCCAACATCACGCACGACATCGAGGCGCTGGCCCCCGACGACGACGAAAGCACGGACGAGGAGGCCCGGGACTGCCCGGGCGGGGGCGACGCGGCTGAAGACAACTACCTGTAG
- the CCM2L gene encoding cerebral cavernous malformations 2 protein-like isoform X3, translating to MEYEVKKGKKGFVSPIRRLVFPKAGRRAAFRTSVSRRPLHSMPLYPPDYLIDPQILLCDYLEKEVKFLGHLTWVTSSLNPSSRDELLQLLDTARQLKELPLKTTAEQDSILSLSARCLLLTWRDNEELILRIPTHEIAAASYLQDDALHLLVLKTGLGVDPVPAGVDASPGGAGRDPGPPGAAPEKRRGGTTERRHTICSLDWRMAWGGGAGAEARAGGGGGGSLERQRAGARASGSWERRQTFSGSWERRHAGGGGGAGKPGGSWERRQAGGGGSWERRHPGSNPLDPRDPSPDAYCNLVILAVANRDAAEESCALICQVFQIIYGDQSIECVDRAGYHYTSTPERPWLCSRTTAPRIHLKHVIVARPRPLSMAPTAAAVTTAAWASSSCRITWSRCGVNWGPLRSSSLRCCCGSTGWGCPSRTTVQAC from the exons ggctTCGTATCCCCCATCCGGAGGCTGGTGTTCCCCAAGGCGGGGCGCCGGGCTGCCTTTCGGACCAGTGTGAGTCGCCGGCCTCTGCACTCGATGCCCCTTTATCCTCCTGACTACCTCATCGACCCTCAGATCCTACTGTGTGACTACCTGGAGAAAGAGGTCAAG TTCCTGGGCCACCTCACCTGGGTTACCTCCTCACTGAACCCCTCCAGCCGCGACGAGCTCCTGCAGCTGCTGGACACGGCCAGG cagtTGAAGGAGCTGCCGCTGAAGACCACGGCGGAGCAGGACAGTATCCTGAGCCTGTCGGCCCGCTGCCTGCTGCTCACTTGGCGCGACAACGAGGAGCTAATCCTGCGCATCCCCACGCATGAGATCGCCGCCGCCTCCTACCTGCAGGACGACGCGCTGCACCTGCTGGTGCTTAAGACCG GTCTGGGCGTGGACCCGGTGCCAGCCGGCGTAGACGCCAGCCCCGGCGGCGCTGGGCGCGACCCGGGCCCGCCGGGCGCGGCGCCCGAGAAGCGGCGGGGGGGCACCACGGAGCGGCGCCACACCATCTGCAGCCTGGACTGGCGGATGGcgtggggcgggggcgcgggcgcggaggcccgggccgggggcggcggcggcggcagcctGGAGCGCCagcgcgcgggggcgcgggcgtcGGGCAGCTGGGAGCGGCGGCAGACGTTCAGCGGCAGCTGGGAGCGGCGGcacgcgggcggcggcggcggcgcgggcaaGCCGGGTGGCAGCTGGGAGCGGAGgcaggcgggcggcggcggcagctGGGAGCGGCGCCACCCGGGCTCCAACCCGCTGGACCCGCGGGACCCCAGCCCCGACGCCTATTGCAACCTTGTCATCCTGGCTGTGGCCAACAGG GATGCTGCCGAGGAGTCCTGTGCCCTCATCTGTCAGGTCTTCCAGATCATCTACGGGGACCAGAGCATTGAGTGCGTAGACCGAGCCGGCTACCACTACACGTCCACACCTGAGCGGCCGTGGCTCTGCAGCCGCA cAACGGCTCCCAGGATACATTTGAAGCATGTTATAGTGGCACGTCCACGCCCTCTTTCCATGGCTCCCACTGCAGCGGCAGTGACCACAGCGGCCTGGGCCTCGAGCAGCTGCAGGATTACATGGTCACG TTGCGGAGTAAACTGGGGCCCCCTGAGATCCAGCAGTTTGCGGTGCTGCTGCGGGAGTACCGGCTGGGGCTGCCCATCCAGGACTACTGTGCAGGCCTGCTGA